A single Corallococcus silvisoli DNA region contains:
- the mprF gene encoding bifunctional lysylphosphatidylglycerol flippase/synthetase MprF gives MSKVQRLVSTALPLALLGVAAYVLHRELSHVHRHDVSAGLAAVSSGRILLALAVTAVNYVALTLYDVLALGHAGHRLPYPRVGFTSFVGYAFGHNLGASFLSGGSVRYRLYSAWGLTALDVARVSVFNALTFWLGLAAVTGTSLLVEGGGGVLSVSAPVAHVLGAVLWLLLVGYFVACARVRRPLRVRGLEWTLPTPARALAQLVVSCTDWVLAALVLWVLLPADSGVSLPSLTALFALAQLAGIASQVPAGLGVFETVMLSALTPHVPASQVVGMLLIYRFVYYLVPFTVAALLLAGHEVLQRRHHLTRLAKVMHSSFAPVVPWVASAVAFVAGTVLLFSGATPTERDRLAVLRRLVPLSLLEVSHLLGSLVGLALLLLARGLQRRLDAAYVLTQALLVAGAVFSVVKGVDYEEATLLLVLAVALAPFHQQFYRHASLFAEAFSPGWLLAAVAVVGASVWLGFFSYRHVDYSHDLWWRFTFSGDAPRFLRASVGVLGATVVAGIASLLRPAGARTHPPTLEELRKVRPLVASATESMASLALVGDKSLLFNDAGDAFLMYGVAGRAWVSMGDPVGPPEAATELAWRFRELADRHHGWACFYQVGPGALPRYLDLGLTLLKLGEEATVPLEDFSLEGPERRGLRHGVRRMEREGWTFEVRPREAVPELMPRLQAISDAWLAEKNTREKGFSLGWFSPRYLEQGPVALVCKDGVLTGFANVWAPDTKEELSVDLMRYLPGSPHGAMDYLFTSLMLWGRQQGFHRFNLGMAPFSGFEERTLAPVWNRLGALVFRHGEHFYNFQGLRHYKEKFRPDWSPRYLASPGGLALPGVLTGVASLVSRGLGGVVAR, from the coding sequence ATGTCGAAGGTACAAAGACTCGTCAGCACCGCGCTGCCGCTGGCGCTGCTGGGTGTGGCTGCATACGTGCTGCACCGGGAGCTGTCGCACGTCCACCGTCATGACGTGTCGGCGGGGCTGGCGGCGGTGTCCTCGGGCCGCATCCTCCTGGCCCTGGCGGTCACCGCCGTGAACTACGTGGCCCTCACGCTGTACGACGTGCTGGCGCTGGGGCACGCGGGTCACCGGCTCCCGTACCCGCGCGTGGGGTTCACGTCCTTCGTGGGCTACGCCTTCGGGCACAACCTGGGCGCGTCATTCCTCAGCGGGGGGTCGGTTCGCTACCGGCTGTATTCCGCCTGGGGGCTCACCGCGCTGGATGTGGCGCGCGTCTCCGTGTTCAACGCGCTCACGTTCTGGCTGGGATTGGCCGCCGTCACCGGCACGTCGCTGCTGGTGGAGGGGGGCGGCGGGGTGCTGTCGGTGTCCGCCCCCGTGGCGCACGTGCTGGGCGCGGTGCTGTGGCTGCTGCTCGTGGGCTACTTCGTGGCCTGCGCCCGGGTGCGCCGGCCCCTGCGCGTGCGCGGGCTGGAGTGGACGCTGCCGACGCCCGCGCGGGCGTTGGCGCAGCTGGTGGTGTCGTGCACCGACTGGGTGCTGGCGGCGCTCGTGTTGTGGGTGCTGCTGCCGGCGGACAGCGGCGTGTCGCTGCCGTCGCTCACCGCGCTGTTCGCGCTGGCTCAGCTGGCCGGCATCGCCAGCCAGGTGCCGGCGGGGCTGGGCGTCTTCGAGACGGTGATGTTGTCCGCGCTCACGCCGCACGTGCCCGCGTCCCAGGTGGTGGGCATGCTGCTCATCTACCGGTTCGTCTACTACCTGGTGCCCTTCACGGTGGCGGCGCTCCTGCTCGCGGGGCACGAGGTGCTTCAGCGCCGTCACCACCTGACGCGGCTGGCGAAGGTCATGCACAGCTCGTTCGCGCCGGTGGTGCCCTGGGTCGCGTCGGCGGTGGCGTTCGTGGCGGGCACGGTGCTGTTGTTCTCTGGCGCGACGCCGACGGAGAGGGATCGATTGGCGGTGCTGCGCCGCCTGGTGCCGCTGTCGCTGCTGGAGGTGTCGCACCTGTTGGGGAGCCTGGTGGGCCTGGCGCTGCTGCTGCTCGCGCGCGGGCTCCAGCGGCGGCTGGACGCGGCCTACGTGCTGACGCAGGCGCTGCTGGTGGCGGGCGCGGTGTTCTCCGTGGTGAAGGGCGTGGACTACGAGGAGGCCACGCTGCTGCTGGTCCTCGCCGTGGCGCTGGCGCCCTTCCATCAGCAGTTCTACCGGCACGCGTCGCTCTTCGCGGAGGCCTTCAGCCCTGGGTGGCTGCTGGCCGCGGTGGCGGTGGTGGGCGCGTCGGTGTGGCTGGGGTTCTTCTCGTACCGGCACGTGGATTACAGCCACGATCTCTGGTGGCGCTTCACCTTCTCAGGCGACGCGCCGCGCTTCCTGCGCGCCAGCGTGGGCGTGCTGGGCGCGACCGTGGTGGCGGGAATCGCCTCGCTCCTGCGCCCGGCCGGGGCGCGCACGCACCCCCCGACGTTGGAGGAGCTGCGGAAGGTGCGGCCCCTGGTGGCGAGCGCGACGGAGTCCATGGCCTCGCTGGCGCTGGTGGGGGACAAGTCGCTGCTGTTCAACGACGCGGGAGACGCCTTCCTCATGTACGGCGTGGCCGGCCGCGCGTGGGTGTCCATGGGGGATCCGGTGGGGCCTCCGGAAGCCGCGACGGAGCTGGCGTGGCGCTTCCGCGAGCTGGCGGATCGGCACCATGGCTGGGCGTGCTTCTACCAGGTGGGGCCGGGAGCGCTGCCGCGCTACCTGGACCTGGGCCTGACGCTGCTCAAGCTGGGCGAGGAGGCCACGGTGCCGCTGGAGGACTTCAGCCTGGAGGGGCCGGAGCGCCGCGGCCTGCGCCACGGCGTGCGCCGCATGGAGCGCGAGGGCTGGACGTTCGAGGTACGGCCGCGTGAGGCCGTGCCGGAGCTGATGCCTCGGTTACAGGCCATCTCCGACGCGTGGCTCGCGGAGAAGAACACGCGCGAGAAGGGCTTCAGCCTGGGCTGGTTCTCCCCGCGCTACCTGGAGCAGGGGCCCGTGGCGTTGGTGTGCAAGGACGGCGTCCTCACGGGCTTCGCCAACGTGTGGGCCCCGGACACGAAGGAGGAGCTGAGCGTGGACCTCATGCGCTACCTGCCGGGCAGCCCGCACGGCGCCATGGACTACCTCTTCACGTCGCTGATGCTCTGGGGCCGGCAGCAGGGCTTCCACCGCTTCAACCTGGGCATGGCGCCCTTCAGCGGCTTCGAGGAGCGCACGCTCGCGCCGGTGTGGAACCGGCTGGGCGCGCTCGTGTTCCGGCACGGCGAGCACTTCTACAACTTCCAGGGGCTGCGCCACTACAAGGAGAAGTTCCGTCCGGACTGGTCGCCGCGCTACCTGGCGTCGCCGGGGGGGCTCGCGCTGCCGGGGGTTCTCACGGGCGTGGCCTCGCTGGTGTCGCGCGGGCTGGGAGGGGTGGTGGCGCGATGA
- a CDS encoding virulence factor family protein: MKKRAGWFLVGAVLALTLALLPASRTCAAPPAPQAPASASAPAPVPAAPAAPSVETLNPGGRFGHVTVVTPPGAPATVALLLADGPADQGRGRELALVLASHGALVLAVDGRAYLRALEKGKRCAYPAGDLEVLSQGYQQHAKLPEYLHPVLVGEGIGAAVAYAALAQAPEGTFRGAVSVDFTPELTTSAVFCPGAGLVRSRAAKDTQERLGPARVLTEPWVLLVADHDATHRVKAAHDFTRALRTGRVVTVPGPGLARMPVSSWQGPLLAAYDAAAVPLAAEHLPLVSGAPVPDAGVGTLAGDASVEGLPLVEVPATSAPQSDTLALIVTGDGGWASLDQSVAESLAGQGIPVVGFNSLRYFWKRRTPEETSADVARALRHFLASWGKQRVMLLGYSRGADVVPAIAARLPEDLRARVRLLVLLAPGKEAEFEVHVTDIFGGKGRPTNAVLPDVKALKGTPVLCLYGDEELADSLCPALSDVPGARATMLKGGHHFDGDYAAIARLVMRELGMALP; the protein is encoded by the coding sequence ATGAAGAAGCGCGCGGGCTGGTTCCTGGTGGGGGCGGTGCTGGCGCTGACCCTGGCGCTCCTCCCCGCGTCCCGCACCTGCGCGGCGCCCCCCGCGCCCCAGGCTCCGGCGTCCGCGTCAGCGCCCGCGCCTGTCCCCGCGGCGCCGGCGGCGCCGAGCGTGGAGACGCTGAACCCCGGTGGCCGCTTCGGGCACGTCACGGTGGTGACGCCCCCGGGGGCGCCAGCGACGGTGGCGCTGCTCCTGGCGGATGGCCCGGCGGATCAGGGCCGGGGCCGGGAGCTGGCCCTGGTGCTGGCCTCGCACGGCGCGCTGGTGCTCGCGGTGGACGGCAGGGCCTACCTGCGCGCGCTGGAGAAGGGCAAGCGGTGCGCGTACCCGGCGGGCGACCTGGAGGTCCTGAGCCAGGGCTACCAGCAGCACGCGAAGCTGCCCGAATACCTGCACCCGGTGCTCGTGGGGGAGGGCATTGGCGCGGCCGTGGCCTACGCGGCGCTGGCCCAGGCTCCGGAGGGGACGTTCCGGGGCGCGGTGAGCGTGGACTTCACGCCGGAGCTGACGACGTCCGCCGTCTTCTGTCCGGGCGCGGGCCTGGTGCGCTCGCGCGCGGCCAAGGACACCCAGGAGCGGCTGGGACCGGCGCGCGTCCTGACGGAGCCGTGGGTGCTGCTCGTCGCGGACCACGACGCGACCCACCGGGTGAAGGCCGCGCATGACTTCACGCGCGCGCTGAGGACGGGCCGCGTGGTGACGGTGCCCGGCCCGGGCCTGGCCCGCATGCCCGTGTCCTCGTGGCAGGGGCCGCTCCTCGCCGCCTACGACGCCGCTGCGGTGCCGCTCGCCGCGGAGCATCTGCCCCTGGTGTCCGGGGCCCCGGTGCCGGATGCGGGCGTGGGGACGCTCGCCGGAGACGCGTCGGTGGAGGGGCTGCCGCTCGTGGAGGTCCCCGCGACGTCCGCCCCCCAGAGCGACACGCTGGCGCTCATCGTCACCGGGGATGGCGGCTGGGCGAGCCTGGATCAGTCCGTGGCGGAGTCGCTCGCGGGCCAGGGCATTCCCGTCGTGGGGTTCAACTCGCTGCGCTACTTCTGGAAGCGCCGGACCCCGGAGGAGACGTCCGCGGACGTGGCCCGCGCGCTGCGCCACTTCCTGGCCTCCTGGGGCAAGCAGCGCGTGATGCTGTTGGGCTATTCGCGCGGCGCGGACGTGGTGCCGGCCATCGCCGCGCGCCTGCCGGAGGACCTGCGGGCCCGGGTGCGGCTGCTCGTCCTGCTCGCGCCCGGGAAGGAGGCGGAGTTCGAGGTGCACGTCACCGATATCTTCGGAGGCAAGGGCCGCCCCACGAACGCGGTGCTCCCGGACGTGAAGGCCCTGAAGGGCACGCCGGTGCTCTGCCTCTACGGCGACGAGGAGCTGGCGGACAGCCTCTGCCCGGCGCTGTCGGACGTGCCCGGCGCCCGGGCCACCATGCTCAAGGGGGGACACCACTTCGACGGGGACTACGCCGCCATCGCGCGTCTGGTGATGCGGGAACTCGGTATGGCTTTACCCTGA